From a single Fusobacterium pseudoperiodonticum genomic region:
- the hemB gene encoding porphobilinogen synthase: MFVRTRRLRRNVLTRELVKNISIETSSLIYPLFICEGENIKSEIESMPEQFRYSLDRLNEELDELLKLGINNILLFGIPAHKDEVGSQAYDKEGIVQKAIRHIRKNYSDKFLIVTDVCMCEYTSHGHCGILHHHDVDNDETLKYIAKIALSHAEAGADIIAPSDMMDGRIGKIREILDENNFKDIPIMAYSVKYSSAYYGPFRDAADSAPSFGDRKTYQMDFRSTNNFYAEVEADSQEGADFIMVKPAMAYLDVIKAVSEVTHLPIVAYNVSGEYSMVKAAAKNNWIDEKKIVMENIFAIKRAGADIIITYHAKDIAKWLITK, encoded by the coding sequence ATGTTTGTAAGAACAAGAAGATTGAGAAGAAATGTACTAACAAGAGAATTGGTAAAAAATATAAGTATAGAAACTAGTTCACTTATCTATCCTTTGTTTATCTGTGAAGGGGAAAATATAAAGAGTGAAATAGAATCTATGCCTGAACAATTTAGATATTCTCTAGATAGATTAAATGAAGAATTAGATGAATTATTGAAGTTGGGAATTAATAATATACTGCTTTTTGGTATACCAGCTCACAAAGATGAAGTTGGAAGTCAAGCCTATGATAAAGAAGGTATAGTTCAAAAAGCTATAAGACATATTAGAAAAAATTATTCTGATAAATTTTTAATAGTAACAGATGTATGTATGTGTGAATATACATCTCATGGACACTGTGGAATATTACATCATCATGATGTGGATAATGATGAAACTCTTAAATATATTGCTAAGATAGCTCTTTCTCATGCAGAAGCAGGTGCAGATATAATAGCACCTTCAGATATGATGGACGGAAGAATAGGCAAAATTAGAGAAATTTTAGATGAAAATAACTTTAAAGATATACCTATAATGGCCTATAGTGTTAAGTATTCTTCAGCATACTATGGTCCTTTTAGAGATGCAGCTGACTCAGCACCAAGCTTTGGAGATAGAAAAACTTATCAAATGGATTTCAGAAGTACTAATAATTTCTATGCAGAAGTGGAAGCAGACTCACAAGAAGGAGCAGACTTTATAATGGTGAAGCCAGCTATGGCATATCTAGATGTTATAAAAGCTGTATCAGAAGTAACTCATTTACCTATAGTTGCCTATAATGTAAGTGGAGAATATTCTATGGTTAAGGCAGCGGCTAAAAATAATTGGATAGATGAAAAGAAAATTGTTATGGAAAATATTTTTGCAATAAAAAGAGCAGGAGCAGACATAATAATAACTTACCATGCAAAAGATATTGCTAAGTGGTTGATTACTAAATAA
- the hpf gene encoding ribosome hibernation-promoting factor, HPF/YfiA family, with protein MKLSIHGRKITLTDAIKKYAEEKISRVEKFNDSILKIDATLAASKLKTGNAHVTEILAYLSGSTLKATATETDLYASIDKAVDIMENQLKKHKEKRSRAKTQDDTRKKSYSFDYIVEPEEKLSDEKKLVRVYLPLKPMEISEAILQLEYLNRVFFAFTNTETGKMAVVYKRKDGDYGVIEE; from the coding sequence ATGAAATTATCAATTCACGGAAGAAAAATTACTTTGACTGATGCAATCAAAAAATATGCTGAAGAAAAGATCTCAAGAGTAGAAAAATTTAATGATTCTATATTAAAGATCGATGCAACCTTAGCTGCTTCTAAATTGAAAACAGGAAATGCTCATGTAACTGAAATTCTAGCTTATTTAAGTGGAAGTACTTTGAAAGCTACTGCAACAGAAACTGATTTATATGCTTCAATAGATAAAGCTGTAGATATTATGGAAAATCAATTGAAAAAACATAAAGAAAAACGTAGTAGAGCTAAAACTCAAGATGACACTAGAAAGAAATCATACAGTTTTGATTACATAGTAGAACCTGAAGAAAAACTTTCTGATGAAAAGAAACTTGTAAGAGTATATCTACCTCTAAAACCTATGGAAATATCTGAAGCAATTTTACAACTTGAATATTTAAATAGAGTTTTCTTTGCTTTTACTAACACAGAAACAGGGAAAATGGCTGTAGTTTATAAAAGAAAAGATGGAGACTATGGAGTTATAGAAGAATAG